Within the Pseudomonas oryzae genome, the region AGGTGCTGCAACTGGGGACGCTATTGCACTCGGTCGAGTTTCAAGCGCGATTTCCGGCCGCGGGCGACGACTACAAGGTCATGGGCGCGCGGGTTGGCGACAGGATGACGTTCACCGTCGCGTTGGCGCTCATCGATCGGGAGATTCGCCATGCGACAGACTATTTTGCAATCAAACACGCGATTGCCGAGCATCTACGCGCGACTCTGGTGAGCCCCTGTGATCTCGCCATCAATACGCTCGACGATCCGAACGCGAGCGGTGTGGAGGGGATCTACCTGACCGTGTCCGGATTGAGCGCTGAGCAGGGCGACGACGGCCAGGTCGGGCGCGGCAACCGCATGAACGGCCTGATCACGCCCTGCCGCAGCATGTCACTTGAAGCCGTAGCAGGGAAGAACCCGGTTTCCCATGTCGGCAAGCTGTACAACGCGCTCGCATGGGAAATAGCACGTGCCATCGTCGCCGAGGTCGAGAGCGTGGATGAAGCCACAGTGCAATTATTGTCGCGCATCGGCCAGCCAGTCGATCAGCCGGCGTTGGTGGCTATCGAGCTGGGGTGTAGGGGCAGGCTGAACGAACGCATGCGCCAGGAGATACGCAGTCTCGTGGATGTGCACCTGTCAGGCATTGAGCGCATCTCCGAGCGCCTGATACGTGGCGAGATACCGGCATTTTGAGCCCCTTCGTGGCAGCTCTATTAACTCACGTCTGGACTGAGCCAGGCAGCGGCGAGCACCGCTCCTGGCCTCCGAGCGTCGGGTTTAGTGCTTACAGGGCTTCCTGCATGGCTTGCAGAAATTCGCAATCGGTGACCTGGCTCAGTCCAGTTCCAGCAGGCTCGACATCCGCTTGAGGGGTCGTGTCCCGGGAAGTGGTGTAACGGAGGTCTAGCCGAAGCGCCTATGTGCCCGGCCGGATGAGCGTGGACTGGGGGGCCGGATGGCGTGGAATCCGCGGTGTTGCTCGCAACCCATCATTCCCCGGACAATTTTTCAAGCTATTCACGCAGGGCTATCTCGTCGAGTCCTCCGGTGTATTGCAGCGTGCCGTTGATCACGATGCCCAGACGCTCACCATGGAGGCCCCTTCTGGCTATTGGTATTTCACGCATTGTTTCATCATAGACTTCCTGAACGGGAAATGCCCCGCGCCAGGCGCACGGTGAACCATAACGCCAGCGCATAGCCGGCAGCCGCGAGCATCGGTATGTCCCCGAGCCGCGGCCCGATGGAGTTCAGCATCAGCAGCGAGGCGGCGATATAGAGGCCCAGCGTCACGAGTGCCAAGGCCATACGGTTACTTGCGCGGTCGATATGGCCCTCCAGACGCTCCATTCCATGATGCTGCAAGCGAATTTCAAGGCTATTGGCGCGCAGGCGATGGATCAGGGCGCCGAGCTCGGCCGGCAGTTCTTGCGCCCCAGAGGCCATTTCGAAACGCAATCGCTGCCACCCAGTTTCGGCGCCGACGCCGGTGTTGGCTTCGAGCACCGCTTCGGCCTTGGCGAGTAGGCCTGCCAGCAGCTTGAACTCCGGGTCGAGGCTGCGCACGACATTTTCCATCAGCGCCATCGCCCGCATCAGCACCAACAAGTTGTGCGGAAGGCGCATATGGCGTCCCTCCCCAAGACGCGCGACGCGCAAGAACACTTCGGCGAGCGACCAGTCCTTGAGCGGCAACCCGGCATATTCTTCGATGATTTCCTGCAATCCGTGGCGGAACTCGTCGCGTTTCAGCTCCCCCTCCAGCAACCCCAACTCCACGGCAGCGTCGAGCAGCCATCCGCCGTCCTGATGCACGAACGCCAGCAGGAATGCCGCGAGATGGCGCCGCATGTGCGGACTCAGTACCCCGACGATGCCGAAGTCGTGGAAACAGAGTCGACCGTCCGCCCTGACAAACAAGTTGCCCGGATGCGGATCGCCATGAAACACGCCCATGGCGAATATCTGCTGGAGATAGGCCTCCACGAACACCTGCGCCAAGCGCGGGCCGTCCTCCCCGATCGAAGGATCATCCACGCGCCGCCCGCTGCTCATCTCCTGCACCAGGACCGACTCGCAGTAGAGATCGTCGATCAGCGCCGGCACGTAAACGGTGTCCGAGTCCTGGAAGGCTTCGACGAAATGCTTGATCTGGTGTGCCTCCTTGCGAAAGTCCGTTTCCTTGCGCAGGTTGGCCCATATCTCGTCGATGATCGTGAGTGGCTCATAGCGTCGCAGCCACGGCGAAAGCATGAGCAGCATGCGCATCACGCCCCGCAGCAAGCGCATGTCTCGATCAATCTCGGCCTTGATGTCGGGTCGCCGGATCTTCACGACCACCCGGCGACCGTCACACATCCGCGCTTTGTGCACTTGCGCAATCGAGGCTGCCGCCAAGGGTTGCGGCTCGAACTCGGCAAACAGCTCGGCGATGGGCCGGCCCAGGGCGCTCTCCGCTTCGCGAACCGCGACATCGTTGGCAAACGGCGCGACCCGATCCTGCAGGCATTGCAGCTCCTGGATGTACTCCTCAGGCAGCAGATCGCGGTGCAAGCTCAATCCTTGACCGAGCTTGACGAACGCAGTGCCCAACTGCTCGAGCGTACCGCGCAAATGCTGTGCGGGCGTGATTGCCGGGTGCCGCAAGTGAAGGTGCACCAGCAGCCACCAGAACAGGTAACCGCCGATGGTGGAGGTGATCTGGAACAGTCTTCTGAGACCAGACACGATGTCTCCTTGAGCACGCCCGCCGTGACCGAGCACGATCTGCTGTATCAACCCGTACAGGGTACAGTCGCCGTATTGAAATGCGAGCGATGCAAGGCCAGTGGGCGAAGGCCTCACGCACCGCTCGAGTTGCTCTGGTCAAGGCGCGCATCTGCAGAGGCATTGACGAAACGAACGCTGCTCCAGTCGTGTTTGGCTGGAAGAAGTTCGACCTGGAAGTTGCATGGTTCATAAGTGAATTAACGGAACTGACTTTTGGCGGTCACAGCAAAACCGGTTGATCGGGCAGCTCATTGCGCCCTCCGGCGGTTGCCGGGAAATGCTGTGCCATGAGCCTGGTTACGGCACGAATCCCTTCCAGTGCTCCCTCCTCAAAGCGCCCCTGCCTGAAGGCTTGCTCCATGGCTAAACAGATCTCCTCCCATGCACTGGCCCCGACTTGGGCATGAATGCCACGGTCGGCCACGATCTCGACGTCGCGATCGGCCAACAGCAGGTAAATCAGCACGCCGTTGTTGTGCTCGGTATCCCACGCCCGTAGCAGTGAGAAAACCTCGAGCGCTCGCTCACGCGGCGATTGTCCGCGCCATAGTTCGACTGCTTGCAATGCCCCTTCCACAGCAAAGCGGATCTGCCCGGCATGGGTGCACTCGCTCGCCGCAATCTCCGCCTGAATCGCGTTCAGCGTCTTTGGGGGGAAGGCACGCTTGAGCTGCCGGGGTGACATTGTCAGGTGGCGAACCACGCGCCTGTAGTTGTTCTTCACCATCGTCCCGATGCGCCTCCCCCGCCGAATCCGCCTCCACCACCACCGAAGCCGCCACGGCGGCGTCCACCGGGCCGGCCGCCGCTGTACCAGCCACCATGCCTGCCGCCTCCACCGAGAAGAATAAATACGAACGCCATCAGTCCTGCGCCAAGTGCAACCGGGGTGGCGTCGATCAGTAACCAGGTCAGCAGCGCCACTCCGGCGCCAGTTACCGACGCTGCTGGTAAACGCCCCAGCAGTTTTCGCAGCACCCCGCCCACCACAAAGACCAGCATCACAATCAAGGGAATCGATTTCGAGAGCTCATCCTGAGCCCCATTCGCTCCACGTTTGGGGGGCGGTAGTGGTTCGCCATCTATAATGGCGATCATCTGGTCTACGCCAGCCTCGATGCCGTCATAGAAGTCGCCTTGGCGGAAGCGTGGCACGATGGTCTCGCTGATAATGCGCTTGGCTGTGGCATCGTTGAGAACGCCCTCCAGGCCATAGCCCACTTCAATGCGCAGGGTCCGTTCATTTTTCGCAACGATCAGCAGTGCACCATCGTCGATCTTCTGGCGCCCCAGCCGCCACTGCTCGACTACCCGCAGGGAATACTGTTCTATCGATTCCTCTCCGGTGCTAGGGACAATTAGCACGGCCAGCTGGCTGCCTTTTGCTACCTCGAAGCGTTGCAGCTTGCCTTCCAGGCGGGCTACCTGCTCGGCCGAGAGTGACGCTGTCAGATCAGTGACCCGGGCCGTCAAGGGCGACATCGCTACTGGTTGGGCCTCGGCCGCCAGGCACCAACCGAGGAGCAGTGCCAGCAGCCCGGCTCTCGCTGCAATGAGCGTACTCATCAGTTGCTCGGCTGCGGCGCGCCGCTTTGCGGTTTATCCGGAGAGTTCCCGAAATTCACCTGTGGGGGTGTGGCAATGGCCCGTTCGTTCTCAACGCTGAAGTTAGGCTTGATCTTGTAGCCGAACACCATCGCAGTCAGGTTGGAGGGGAAGCTGCGTACCGTGACGTTGTACTCCTGCACCGCCTGGATATAGCGGTTGCGTGCCACGGTGATGCGGTTTTCAGTGCCTTCCAGTTGAGCCTGCAAGTCGCGAAAGGCGGCATCCGCCTTCAGCTGCGGGTAGTTCTCAGACACCACTAGTAGCCTCGACAGAGCGCCAGACAACTGGGCCTGGGCCTCTTGGAAGCGGGCGAAGGCCTGCGGATCATTGACCAGCTCCGGCGTAGCCTGGATGCCGCCGACCCGGGAGCGGGCGGCCGTTACCTGCTCCAGCACCTCCTTCTCGTGGGCAGCATAGCCCTTGACCGTGTTGACTAGGTTGGGCACCAGGTCGGTACGGCGCTGGTACTGGTTCAACACCTCGGACCAACTTGACTTGGTTTGTTCGTCTGTCGACTGCAAGGTGTTGTAGCCGCAGCCGGAGATGCTAAGGACCAACGTAATGAGCAGCAGGCTCAATAGTTTTCGCATTATCGTGATCTCCCAGCAAGCTGAAATTATTCTTCATATATAGCAGGCTTGTTTGATGGTAGGCAACAAGGCTGGACTTTTTTGATTCTGACGGAGAGATTACGGTGGCGTAAGCTTTTGTTGGCTTGTGTTTCTTTGGCGGTTTTTCAATATTGTTTTCGGTGTTTGTGGTGATTCCGCTTCTGGTGGGTTGGCTTTCATTGGCTTGATGTTGTATTTATATGTATTTGGATCGTTTGCGCGGGATTTTTTGTGAATTTTATTTGGTTTTCCAGGCGGCCTGCGCTGTATTGAGTTTGGTTGTTCATCGGGGTTGTCTTTAGTGGTTGGTGTGCATGTTTTTAAGTGATGTATTGGATGAATCTGTAAGTCTCATGGGCTGGTGAGGTGGTCCCTCCCGCGGGGCCTTTCTCGATGAGTTAAGCCGGACAACCTGCTGCGGGATCTGGGGCCGAAATCACCGGCAAACGGCCGTCGATCAGTTACGCTGAAATCATCGTTGATCCAGGGGAAATCCATGTTCGAGTCCGCTGAAGTCGGTCACGCCATAGACAAGGCCACGTTCGATGCTCAGGTGCCGGCGCTACGCGAAGCGCTTCTGGAGGCCCAGTTCGAGCTTGGGCAGCAGGCGCGCTTTCCGGTGCTGATACTGATTGCCGGCATTGAGGGAGCGGGCAAGGAGGAGACGGTCAGGCTGCTCAGCGAATGGATGGATCCGCGCTTCATCGAAGTCAGCACCTTCGATCAGCCGACCGATGAGGAACTGACCCGTCCGCAGGCCTGGCGCTACTGGCGACAGCTGCCACCTAAGGGCAAGGTTGGAATCTACTTCGGCAATTGGTACGACCAGATGCTGCAGGCACGAGTGCACAAGAAAATCGACGAGGCCCAGCTCGACCAGTTCATCGCCGGCGCCGAGCGGCTGGAGCGGATGCTCAGCGAAGAGGGCACATTGATCTTCAAATTCTGGTTTCATCTGTCAAAGAGGTCAATGAAGGAGCGGCTCGAGACGTTGAAGGACGATCCTTTGCACAGCTGGCAGCTGGGTCCGCTAGACTGGCAGCAGTCGAAGACTTACGACAAATTTGTTCTTCACGGCGAGCGAGTACTGCGTCGCAGCAGCCGCGAATACGCACCTTGGTATGTGATTGAGGGGGAGGACGAGCGCTATCGCAGCATCACGGTCGCTCGTATCCTTCTTGAGGGATTGCAATGCGCGCTGGAGCACAAAACACCGACGGTGCACGCTCATCATGCCGCGCCATTGGTATCGAGCTTGGACAACCGTGCCCTGCTGGACGCCTTGGACCTGAGCCGGACGTTGACCAAGCAGGAATATCAAGAGCAGCTTGTCGTCGAGCAGGCCCGCCTGTCCAAATTGATACGTGACAAGCGCATGCGCAAGCACGCGCTGATCACGCTGTTCGAGGGCAATGACGCAGCTGGCAAGGGCGGGGCTATCCGCCGTGTAGCCGCAGCCTTGGATCCGCGCCTGTACCGTATCGTGCCGATCGGTTCACCGACCGAAGAGGAGTTGTCCCAACCCTATCTCTGGCGCTTTTGGCGGCATATCCCGCGGCGTGGAAAATTCACCATCTTTGATCGCTCTTGGTATGGGCGTGTCTTGGTGGAGCGCGTCGAAGAGCTCTGCAGCCCGGCTGACTGGTTGCGTGCCTACGGTGAGATCAACGATTTCGAGGAGGAGTTGACCAACGCGGGGGTGGTGGTGGCCAAGTTCTGGCTGGCTATTGACCAGGAAACTCAGTTGCGACGTTTCAGGGAGCGGGAGGCTACTCCATTCAAACGCTTCAAGATCACTGCAGAGGACTGGCGTAATCGAGAGAAGTGGGACGCTTACTGCGATGCTGTGGGCGACATGGTCGACCGCACCAGCACTCAAATCTCGCCCTGGACGCTGGTCGAGGCCAACGACAAGCGTTTCGCTCGGATTAAGATCCTGCGCACCATTAACGATGCGTTGGAGTCAGCGTTCGGCCGCCTGTGAGGCTGGTGACGCCCACGGTTGGGGCTGGTTGTGCAGAGACCTCAGCAGGCTGTGAAGCGTTCTTAATCTGTTCTGATTCTGTCGGTACGGAGTGTCATGTGCACCAGTCATGTCCCATCACTCGATTGGGCTCATGTCGAGTAACCATGTGCTGTGTTCACCACCGAGCCTCCCGCGCGGGCACAACCATGCACAACGGAGGTGCGCCGTCGAGAGGCGGTGTGGCTTCAACTGACAGTCAGCGCGCGACAATGCCATTGGGGCCGGCTGAGGTCGGGAACCTGGCAAGTTCCGCATGGCTTTTGAGGTCGACGACCGAAACGCTGTCTTCGAAGGCATTGCTGACATATGCCCGCGAGCCGTCGCTAGCGATGGAGACGCCGTGGGCTCCGTTGCCGACCTTGGTGGTGGCGATGAGACGGCCGCTGGCGGCATCCAGGATGGACAGGGTATGCCCCGGTGCTTGCCGGCTACCTTGATTGGCAACCACCAGCTGCGTACCGTCGGGCGTCACGGAGAGCTGGATGGGGCCGGGGCCGACGGGATAAGTGGCAATGAGACGGCGGCCCTGTAGGTCTACCACGGCCACTGCGTTCTCCCCGCTGAGGGAGATGAACAGCCGTTGGCCATCAGGAGCAAAGGCTACTTGCACTGGCTTGCTGCCGACCGCGATGCGGGCGGTCTGGGTGCTGCTGGCTACGTCGATCAGGCTGATATCGTTACTGTCCCGGTTGGCCACGGCTAGGGTGCGTCCATCCGGGGACAGACGCAGGCCATGCGGGTAGCTGCCGACCTTGATCCTATCCAGAATGCGTTCGGCGTCGAGGTCGACGACGACCACCGCATGACTGGCTGCGTCTGTTACGAAGGCGAGTTTGCCGCTGCGATCCGGGACCACATGCGCCGGATGGCCTCCGACCTGAATGATCCTCGCCGACTGTATCGACTTGTCGGCGTCGAACACCAATAGTCGCCCGCTTTGAGCATCATGGTCCCCATGCCCAGCCTTGGCATTGCCGCCAGGCATGCCAACAATCAGCAGGGTCTTGCGGTCGGGTGTCATATCCACGTTATGCGGCAGAATATTGAGCGCCAACGTGCGGGTGGTTCGCGCTTCATCGTCGATGATCGTTAGACTGCCGGCGCCTTCGTTGGCCGCGTAGATGGTTGCGGCACTGCTCGCAGCACTGGCGAGCATGGAAAGCGCCATGCCGACGGCAGCTAGGACTGGTTTCATGGGAGTACTCCTGGCACGTGGGGCTGATGGTTCGATATACCCCTCCAGCCTAGATCGGCACAGCTTACTCTAGGCTTAGGCGGCCATTACAATTCGGTCAGGAGCCCAAGGGGAATGGCTTCATTCAGCATGGGGGCCTCGTGTAGGGGCTGCTAGGTGGACGCCCGCGAAGAGCGGCGTGTCTACGTGGTGAACGCGTTGCCGCCGCCGGGGTGCGCGCCGATTCATGGGGGCTGGTTTTGCTGGCATAAACAGCTCCGGACGGGCTGGAGGCCTTGCGTGGCGCGGCGTCCGATAAGTAACGGAGTAGCTCCGCGGCTGGACCGCTCGCCTGAGCATCAACGAAAGCGGGCCCGCATGGCCTCTATGGATAGCAGCTTGGAAGCGTGGACGGTGGCTATACGATCACACGCAACACGCTCGATGCGGAGATCCTCCAGCTCGTCGAGGAGTGCCTGGTAGGCCTTGGCGCTAAGGGTGACGGCTTCTTGCTTGGACTGGTCAGACATGGCAGCACTTCCTGTAATCTCCAGCGAGGCGACCTGCAGGCTCCATCGTTTTGCCATGGCCAAGAGCTGCCTTTATGAAGTGGCGTTGGTTGGCTGAAACACCGCCGCCCAACCGTAGGGCCTCTTCCGTGAGTTTCGCGATCCTGGCGTGCTTGTCAGAGACTTTCTTGTGCTTCATGCCTGCCTCATGCGGGGGTTGTGTCACGAGATGTTAAGTGTCACTGAGTGATTACAGCCCCTCAAGCTGAATGTAGCTGCGCTGCCTGCCCATTTCCTGATGCCGGCGGCGGAAACTTGGTGGCCACGCCGTCCTCCGTTTCGGGCAGATGCCGGCTGAAGTACACACACGACCGCTTTCCCATTGTGGGGAGCACGGGGCGCTCAGGGCGTCAGGGGATCGAAAGCCGCTGCCGCCAAGGGCGTGCAGCCAAGCGTTGACTGGCAGCCAGATTGCCACCGAAACAGCTGCGGCACAGAGGTTTGTTCAGATCGTCGTAACGAAGCGGATGGCCGTCTTGGTCAAGCAAGTCGCCGCCGGCAGCCTTGAGTAGGGCATGGCCGGCGACCACGTCGTGTGGTGATACGGGGTAGAGCGATACCCCCGCTATGCCGTCGCCGGCGGCCACGCGCGCGAGGCGGTAGGCGATGCTGGACATTGCGCTGAAGCCCGCCGGTGAACAGAGCTCGGCATTCAGCTCCGGTTTCTGGTTGGCGGCGGTGCTTACGAAGACCACCGTACCGACGTCGAGCTGCCGTGCGGCCAAGTCGGGCGAAATTAGAATGCCGTTACGCAAAAGGCCGGTCATGCCAGACTCCCAGCTGATGCAGTCTGGCCCGCGCGGAGAAGTCGGCGCATAGACGACGCCCAGTACCGGCTCGGAGTCCCTTAGCAATCCCACGGAAATGGCAGAGCCCGTCCGGCCTGCCAAAAAATCGGAAGTGCCATCGTTGGGATCCACCACCCAGCAATAGCGTGCCCCCGTCAGTGCGCTCCCGGTCTCCTCTCCCCAGAAGTCACCCGCCTGCAGTCGGAGCAGCCCCTCGCGCAGCAGGATCTCGACTTCGAGGTCAATATCGGCCTTGTCCTCTTCCCCCCGCGGGCCTCCCGGGCGAGCGGCTTCGGCGGCGATGAGCGTTCCTGCGCGCAGAATCAGTGGAATCACTTCGTTCAGCATGGGCTGGCCTTGAGCTTACGTCTTCCAGCTGGCTCAGCGGCGCTCCCTTGGCGTCTCGCCGAGGCAACTACTAAGAAATACTGAGCAGTTGAGGTCAGCTCATTCATCCTTGGCTGACTCCGGTGACGCCGACTCCGCCTGTTCCTCGGCGAGTTCTCGCTCCCACTGGGCGACCAGGGCGTCGACGCGATCCGGAATCTTGGGCGTCTTCGACAGGACGAGGCGCGGACCATCGCCGACCCAAGCCTCGACCAAGTACAGCGAGTCTCCAACTTGGAGATCGAGCCGCTGCAGAACTTCGTCGGGGAGGCGCAGGGCTGGCTCCCCGTCCCAGTCTTCGATCGGTAGGTTGATCGGCATGGCCGAATTCCTTCTGTAATAGAGGTTTCCGCAGGGGGAGGCGACGGCGGAGCGCTGTTCGCGGTTCCCACCGCTCAGGCCGTCCGTATGTCCTCGGCAGCTGAGAAAATAGCGCGCTCAGTTCGCAGCCGAGACAGATCAGAGCATGTCCCTTCTATGTAGCAATTGCCACCCTCGATCACGTGGACGTAATTTGAGTACCCATCTCTATCGTCAATATCCACACGAAGCTCCTGTAGACGCTCCATTTTCCAGCCATCACTGCCATTCATGTAGCCGGGGCTGACTAGCATCACTTCTTCAACCCACATGCGATCGTGCTGCTCGCTGAGCAGCCGCTCAAGCTCTGGCGGGGATGGGATCAGCAACGTCCTGGTGAAGCTCTCGTCACCGGCTACATACCCGATGGTGGTGTAGAACCAGGGGCACCTGAGAGATAGCTCCACGTAGCGCCAATGGAGTGAGTTCTCGTCCCCAAACAGCCTTCCCAGAGGCATTTCTGCCTGGCGGTATGTCACAAACATGGCCTTCGCCCCACAAAATGAACACTATAGATTGTAGCTCTATAGTGTTCAATGGGGCCTTATCGTTCCTTTTGCGAGAGCAGCAAATGGAACTGAAACAGGCATTTGGTACCGCCCTGAAGCGGCAGAGGCTGAGTAAAGGACTCCCACAAGAGGCTTTCTCGAACGTCAGCAGCCGAACCTACCTAAGCACGCTTGAGCGGGGGCTCAAGAGCCCTACGGTCGAGAAGGTGCATGAGATTGCATCTGCCATGGGGGTTCATCCGCTGACGATCTTGGCCGACTGCTACCTGCTACAGGACGAAACGCTCACCATCGACGATCTGTTTTCCCGCATTCGCATGGAGCTTGTTCAAAGAGAGCGGTCTGCCTGACACAGCGCCATCCAGATGCACCTATAGGGTGCGAGCAGCAGGCCAAGTGGGGCGTGATCGAGCTGAACGCAGCTGCATGCGTCAGAGGGGAAAGTCGCTGGTCAATGACTGTCATTTGGATGGGCGAATCAATTCAATTTCGCAAGGGAAGGCGACGGCGGAGCGCTGCCTGCGGTTCCCACGACTCAGGTTGTTAGGCTAGCAAGGAGGTCGGGCGGCGAAAACTTACGATAATGTATTTTAGAACGCGCGCTGATCCGCGAGCTGCAGCGCGAGGAGATCGCCTTGGCCAAGCAATGTGACGCCTGCCGTGGCCGGAAGAATGCTCTGAGCGACGCCAGGTTCGCCGAGCTGCGTTATCGCACCGAGGCGGACGAGCCGAAGGCCGCCCTGGCTCCTGAGTTCGGCATCAGCCGGACCAGCCTCTCTGATCGCCTGCGAACCGGCGAGTAGCAGGCCGTATCCAATTTGATTCTGTTACGAACCCAAAGGAGTGAACATGTCCAAACTAGCCGAATTTCGTCGTGCCCAGCGTGAGCTGCAGAAGCAGATGGCCTTGCTTGAACAGCTGCAGGCCGACGCCAGCCTCCGGCGCGAAATGGAGTTCGAAGACAAGCTTAAGGCGCTGATGGCGGACTACGGCATGGATCTGGCGAAGGTGGTAGTCATCCTCAATCCGCCGCCC harbors:
- a CDS encoding histone-like nucleoid-structuring protein, MvaT/MvaU family; translated protein: MSKLAEFRRAQRELQKQMALLEQLQADASLRREMEFEDKLKALMADYGMDLAKVVVILNPPPVELEPLAPASVKQRRPRQVKVYVQPATGKRIETKGANHTQLKAWRAEFGAEVVEGWRLA
- a CDS encoding LemA family protein, which encodes MRKLLSLLLITLVLSISGCGYNTLQSTDEQTKSSWSEVLNQYQRRTDLVPNLVNTVKGYAAHEKEVLEQVTAARSRVGGIQATPELVNDPQAFARFQEAQAQLSGALSRLLVVSENYPQLKADAAFRDLQAQLEGTENRITVARNRYIQAVQEYNVTVRSFPSNLTAMVFGYKIKPNFSVENERAIATPPQVNFGNSPDKPQSGAPQPSN
- a CDS encoding YVTN family beta-propeller repeat protein, whose product is MKPVLAAVGMALSMLASAASSAATIYAANEGAGSLTIIDDEARTTRTLALNILPHNVDMTPDRKTLLIVGMPGGNAKAGHGDHDAQSGRLLVFDADKSIQSARIIQVGGHPAHVVPDRSGKLAFVTDAASHAVVVVDLDAERILDRIKVGSYPHGLRLSPDGRTLAVANRDSNDISLIDVASSTQTARIAVGSKPVQVAFAPDGQRLFISLSGENAVAVVDLQGRRLIATYPVGPGPIQLSVTPDGTQLVVANQGSRQAPGHTLSILDAASGRLIATTKVGNGAHGVSIASDGSRAYVSNAFEDSVSVVDLKSHAELARFPTSAGPNGIVAR
- a CDS encoding TPM domain-containing protein; the encoded protein is MSTLIAARAGLLALLLGWCLAAEAQPVAMSPLTARVTDLTASLSAEQVARLEGKLQRFEVAKGSQLAVLIVPSTGEESIEQYSLRVVEQWRLGRQKIDDGALLIVAKNERTLRIEVGYGLEGVLNDATAKRIISETIVPRFRQGDFYDGIEAGVDQMIAIIDGEPLPPPKRGANGAQDELSKSIPLIVMLVFVVGGVLRKLLGRLPAASVTGAGVALLTWLLIDATPVALGAGLMAFVFILLGGGGRHGGWYSGGRPGGRRRGGFGGGGGGFGGGGASGRW
- a CDS encoding ABC1 kinase family protein, which produces MSGLRRLFQITSTIGGYLFWWLLVHLHLRHPAITPAQHLRGTLEQLGTAFVKLGQGLSLHRDLLPEEYIQELQCLQDRVAPFANDVAVREAESALGRPIAELFAEFEPQPLAAASIAQVHKARMCDGRRVVVKIRRPDIKAEIDRDMRLLRGVMRMLLMLSPWLRRYEPLTIIDEIWANLRKETDFRKEAHQIKHFVEAFQDSDTVYVPALIDDLYCESVLVQEMSSGRRVDDPSIGEDGPRLAQVFVEAYLQQIFAMGVFHGDPHPGNLFVRADGRLCFHDFGIVGVLSPHMRRHLAAFLLAFVHQDGGWLLDAAVELGLLEGELKRDEFRHGLQEIIEEYAGLPLKDWSLAEVFLRVARLGEGRHMRLPHNLLVLMRAMALMENVVRSLDPEFKLLAGLLAKAEAVLEANTGVGAETGWQRLRFEMASGAQELPAELGALIHRLRANSLEIRLQHHGMERLEGHIDRASNRMALALVTLGLYIAASLLMLNSIGPRLGDIPMLAAAGYALALWFTVRLARGISRSGSL
- a CDS encoding methionine adenosyltransferase; translation: MGDVTRFVITTSKHLHRLSEAEMCEHKGIGHPDSLCDGVAEAVSLALNRAYLKAFGRIQHYNVDKALLIGGESLPRFGGGQVLTPMRLILCGRASPLPDAGLAELVRGVAYRYLSKNLRCDPALFEIECAVRTGSPNLQQAFARGMSHALANDTSFGIGFAPYSPLEIQVLQLGTLLHSVEFQARFPAAGDDYKVMGARVGDRMTFTVALALIDREIRHATDYFAIKHAIAEHLRATLVSPCDLAINTLDDPNASGVEGIYLTVSGLSAEQGDDGQVGRGNRMNGLITPCRSMSLEAVAGKNPVSHVGKLYNALAWEIARAIVAEVESVDEATVQLLSRIGQPVDQPALVAIELGCRGRLNERMRQEIRSLVDVHLSGIERISERLIRGEIPAF
- a CDS encoding inositol monophosphatase family protein, giving the protein MLNEVIPLILRAGTLIAAEAARPGGPRGEEDKADIDLEVEILLREGLLRLQAGDFWGEETGSALTGARYCWVVDPNDGTSDFLAGRTGSAISVGLLRDSEPVLGVVYAPTSPRGPDCISWESGMTGLLRNGILISPDLAARQLDVGTVVFVSTAANQKPELNAELCSPAGFSAMSSIAYRLARVAAGDGIAGVSLYPVSPHDVVAGHALLKAAGGDLLDQDGHPLRYDDLNKPLCRSCFGGNLAASQRLAARPWRQRLSIP
- the pap gene encoding polyphosphate:AMP phosphotransferase, encoding MFESAEVGHAIDKATFDAQVPALREALLEAQFELGQQARFPVLILIAGIEGAGKEETVRLLSEWMDPRFIEVSTFDQPTDEELTRPQAWRYWRQLPPKGKVGIYFGNWYDQMLQARVHKKIDEAQLDQFIAGAERLERMLSEEGTLIFKFWFHLSKRSMKERLETLKDDPLHSWQLGPLDWQQSKTYDKFVLHGERVLRRSSREYAPWYVIEGEDERYRSITVARILLEGLQCALEHKTPTVHAHHAAPLVSSLDNRALLDALDLSRTLTKQEYQEQLVVEQARLSKLIRDKRMRKHALITLFEGNDAAGKGGAIRRVAAALDPRLYRIVPIGSPTEEELSQPYLWRFWRHIPRRGKFTIFDRSWYGRVLVERVEELCSPADWLRAYGEINDFEEELTNAGVVVAKFWLAIDQETQLRRFREREATPFKRFKITAEDWRNREKWDAYCDAVGDMVDRTSTQISPWTLVEANDKRFARIKILRTINDALESAFGRL
- a CDS encoding AbrB/MazE/SpoVT family DNA-binding domain-containing protein, whose product is MPINLPIEDWDGEPALRLPDEVLQRLDLQVGDSLYLVEAWVGDGPRLVLSKTPKIPDRVDALVAQWERELAEEQAESASPESAKDE
- a CDS encoding helix-turn-helix domain-containing protein is translated as MELKQAFGTALKRQRLSKGLPQEAFSNVSSRTYLSTLERGLKSPTVEKVHEIASAMGVHPLTILADCYLLQDETLTIDDLFSRIRMELVQRERSA
- a CDS encoding TPM domain-containing protein, coding for MVKNNYRRVVRHLTMSPRQLKRAFPPKTLNAIQAEIAASECTHAGQIRFAVEGALQAVELWRGQSPRERALEVFSLLRAWDTEHNNGVLIYLLLADRDVEIVADRGIHAQVGASAWEEICLAMEQAFRQGRFEEGALEGIRAVTRLMAQHFPATAGGRNELPDQPVLL